In Microplitis mediator isolate UGA2020A chromosome 9, iyMicMedi2.1, whole genome shotgun sequence, the DNA window GGGtcagttttaaaatttcccgCTGCAGTcctagaaaataaataacatattttttttagaagctgtaattaatgaattaaatttaattaccttGCTCACTTTTCCACACGTTTTTTACACTTAATTTACTGtcttgttttattaaattttcaaattctctCATGTTACCGCCGACGCCAAAGTAATAACTTTTACCTGCTACGTATCTGCAATTTaagttcaattaattaatttattaattattaattagtgatAATGATTTTACCCAACTCCTGTAGGCTTCAGATGTCTCTTGAATAtttcgtataattttttatgattgtcTGTATTGTAAATTGTCTCGCAACTCAGAATTAGatcatagtaattattttctctTGTTAATAATTCGTCGAAAGATTCCCAGTCACCGGAGTAAAAttctgatattttatttatgtcgtCAGagctttgaatatttaaagcGACGTTCGGTATCGTCACTAATTGAATGACTTCATtattctgtaaaaaattaaatttttaattttaaatccatCCCGcgctttttataaaattattaatttttaaattttaaaaataatccggcgctttttataaaatttttaattttaaaatttaaaaactatcccgcgctttttaaaaaattattaattttttaattttaaaaataatcccgcgctttttataaaattattaatttttaaattttaaaaataatcccgcaatttttataaaattattaatttttaaatttttaaaataatcctgcaatttttaaaaaattattaatttttaaattttaaaaataatcccgcaatttttaaaaaattattaatttttaaattttaaaaataattccgcgcgttttataaaattattaatttttaaattttaaaaataatcccgcaatttttaaaaaattattaatttttaaattttaaaaataatcccgcaatttttaaaaaattattaatttttaaatttttgaaataatcccgcgttttttaaaaaaattactcacgtAGTCTTGAAAATGAACAGTAGAtccttttaataataaaaaaataccaacGATTCCTGCGCCACATCCTAGATCAAGgacttttagatttttaaaatcaatgtcttgatgatttaaatattttatcaaatcaaAACTGCACTCCCATATTTTTAACCCgccttcaaaattaaaaataaaatattgcattaattaaattgactaATTGatgtacaaaataattaattaataaatttcataccTTCATAAACAGCAGGAAGTAAATCAGAATGTTGCGACTCagctttaataatattttcgtaCTTGTCATTGTTGAGATCTAGCACAAGATTGTCAACATTTATCACTTTCAAATTGACATCTTCGGTGACATCAATCGATACACAGTCatcagtaattttaatttgctcaTCAGTTACATCAATCTTCGTAGCAGGGAACCACGTCAAGTTACTCTGCTGCTTGTCgtcttaaaaatgaattcaaatttcccgcgtgttttttaaaacttaacctctcatttaataaatattattttagataaactattgattattaattacctggttttttttcatcttcagAAAAGCAGAATTTGAacattttgatatattttatatatatcaaatatataattaatatctggattattttttaataataatttgaaataaataaaaataatcttacaCGTGCAAGATTGTCGTCTCTGAACTTCATAGAAATGGCCACGGTgtgaatttttcttttgaattttgaattttgaattataattacaaaaaattattaattataagaataaaaataaaaataattaattttttaagaataaataattaattttttaaaa includes these proteins:
- the LOC130675190 gene encoding histidine protein methyltransferase 1 homolog, which produces MFKFCFSEDEKKPDDKQQSNLTWFPATKIDVTDEQIKITDDCVSIDVTEDVNLKVINVDNLVLDLNNDKYENIIKAESQHSDLLPAVYEGGLKIWECSFDLIKYLNHQDIDFKNLKVLDLGCGAGIVGIFLLLKGSTVHFQDYNNEVIQLVTIPNVALNIQSSDDINKISEFYSGDWESFDELLTRENNYYDLILSCETIYNTDNHKKLYEIFKRHLKPTGVGYVAGKSYYFGVGGNMREFENLIKQDSKLSVKNVWKSEQGLQREILKLTQ